The genomic interval ACGGCGCGCCTGGGAGCGCTCAAGCAGCAGGCCTCCGCCCCCGCCCAAGCCGCCGCGTACCAGGAGTTTCAGTTCATCCTCGACGACACCCTCGACAGCGTGAAGAGCAACGACGAACTGGCCCACGATCTGCTGCAAGAGCAGAACCAGGCGGCGGAGCGCAAGAAGCAGAAGAGCAAGTAGTCAGGAGTCAGGCGCCAGGAGTCAGGGACAGAGGCTGCGCGCTGCGGATTGGCTGGCTCCTGACCACGAACTCCTGACTCCCTTGTTTTCCCATGCTAATCTAGCCAGACCCACGTGACGCGCCGACTCCGGACCATCTTTGAGGAGAGCTACCGCCACCTGCGCCCGCGCGCGCCGCTGCCGGGCTTCGCGGTCGAGTTCCGCCCCTTTGCCAACGTCAACCACAGCATCCGCCTGCGCGACGGGCAGGTGCGGGCGCGGCTCTCCGATCTGCTGGAGGGCGCCCCCGAGGCGGTGCTGCGGGCCCTGGCCCACATCCTTCTGGCCAAGCTCTACCGCCGTCCCGTGGAGCGGGTCCAGGCCGCGCGCTACCGCCGCCACGTGGCCAGCCGGGCCTTGGTGGCCAAAGCGCACTTGGTGCGGCAGATGCGCGGACGCAAGCGCCTGGGCACGGCGCGGGGTCACATCTACGACCTGGAGGCCATCTTCCAGCGCCTGAACCAGCGCTTCTTCCGGGGTCTGCTGGCGCAGCCTCGCCTGGCCTGGAGCCGCGACCACGCCCGGGCGAGCCTCGGCCACTACGACCCCGCCCACAACGCCATCGTGATCAGCCGCATCTTCGACCAAGCGCACGTCCCCGCCTGCGCCGTGGAGTACCTCGTCTACCACGAGATGTTGCACCTCACGCACCCGGTGAGGCTGCGGGGCAGCCGGCGCGCGGTGCACTCGCGGGAG from Terriglobales bacterium carries:
- a CDS encoding SprT-like domain-containing protein is translated as MTRRLRTIFEESYRHLRPRAPLPGFAVEFRPFANVNHSIRLRDGQVRARLSDLLEGAPEAVLRALAHILLAKLYRRPVERVQAARYRRHVASRALVAKAHLVRQMRGRKRLGTARGHIYDLEAIFQRLNQRFFRGLLAQPRLAWSRDHARASLGHYDPAHNAIVISRIFDQAHVPACAVEYLVYHEMLHLTHPVRLRGSRRAVHSREFRQEEKRFPQRAEAQRFLRGL